CTATCTTAAGGAGTTTTACTTTCTTCATGAACTTTTGTGTAAAGTAAAGAAACCTATCCATTTCTGTTTTAACCACTTTTCAGTAAAAGGAAAAGTTAACCTTTTTAAATGTATCTGACTAGGGTGTGCAGCTCTGAATATGAAATCTTAACTCGTATTTGGTGATAATGCTTTTAAAGTGAAACGAAGAAACCCATTAAAAACTACCACTGAATGTGGCCAagtgttaatttaaaaaccaGTTATTCTACCTGCCACCCCCAAAATCATAAACTTTGTTTACCAACTCAAGAACTCGAGAAACCGAGAGACTTGGAAAAGTATTTGTAAAACTAATTGTATCTCTGTATCTTtctgtgtgtatctgtatctacgAGTGtgtgggcaaacaaatttggTTGAAAGACTCTTGGCAAAtgaagtttgtttttgtttgtcatgctgctgctgttttttatTCTCCTCTTTTTGGTTTGGCCCCACAGCCACCCCTTAAAATATTATGCTTTGTGTGCACTTCTATTATCACGTCTGCAATTAGAGCCAAAGTAACTGGGCCAAGTTGCAGCTTTCAGCCAGCTTTTCTCGCGCTTGCTTCACGGGGTTGGAGATTTTTTAGGGGTTTATTGCGGCGTTTGCTTTGCTCCACCGATTCGTTGCCGTATTTGCCAGTTGCCCCAGTTCCAATTGGTTACGTacacactctcgcacacacacacacatacgctagcacgcacactcacataATATACACACGCGCTAACGGTAGATAATGCCAGCCCTGGATAAAAACTGGGGCAAATAAGTCCGAATTTTAAATAGGATTTTTGACAGGTGCACTGAATAGCGGACAACTAACCTTTTGCTGCGTTAttcaatttctttttgttttttttgttatgtCGAATGCCGAGAGCACACGAAGGTGGAAACACGACGAAAACTTTCAGGTGCAAGTTTTTCACTGCGCCAGTGTGCGTGTTACATTTCCGGGggtgcacactcacacaaacgcACAGCCTGTGACGTAGGAAAATTCCTTTGCACTCGATTCTCTCTTTCCGTACAACGGTAACTATTTTTAACACAGCACTAATAAGCCATACCCATTGGTAACTTTCGGGTAGAAAACGATATTAACTATTTACACTTTTAACTATTTTACGCTATTCGGTTccaattaattttcaaatttaagcAGAGCGCCCTCgcgtgtttttcttttccagaTTTTTTCCCGAGCTGCGGTCCCTTCCGCTCGTCAGCAACGACTGTGATACCAAAAGTTTTCACTGCTGCCCGCTTTTCCGCGAAGCTGCCACTCGCCTACATTTCCCGAAGACGCACGACGAAAAATCAATCATTCTcgcttgttttgctttcgtGCGGTGTTTCGTGCTCTGTGCTTTTCAAACCCCCTTCACGTTTCCACCAACCCCCCACTATAACAACAGCCttacaacaacagctgctTGGGACGCTGCAGTGGCGACGGCGCAGTGTGGCCATGTAAGCGCAGCAATCGATATATCGATAACTTTACATGTCACCCGTAATTGggttggaaaataaataatgcccCCTTCCCAATGTTGTAACAATTAAGTTAAGCACTGCAATTAAGCGTAATTCGGCTCGATAAGGAATTACATAAAGCGATACGCTATCTGGCAACGCTACAGCTGTTTTGCTAgcgcagaaacaacaacaaagactGGTCAAaaagagcacacacacaagcgaaTTACATAAATCTGCATTACttacaataacaaaacagCTCCAACGATGcaattggatttttgtttatatccGCGTTATTTTGGCAgcagcacacacgcacacagccacGCACACTCACCAACACACGCGCTGCGAATTTGTTattgtcttttgttttcctctttgcGTTGcgtttcgcttttggccaaaccTTTCAAATAATTGCACAAAAACACTGCCGAACAAAATGCGAAACCACAAAATATACGTGTACGCAGTGTCTTGCTcgcttattaaatattttacaaaaatatgttcatgtttttgttttttcccgTGTGTgatattttctataaatttttcTGCCGAGAGAACGAAAGCTAATCAGACGAGCACACGGACGAGACTCAGAACGTTCGTCGCCTGCTACACGGCGAAGCTTATTGTGTGGCTTGGGTGACGACTGTTAAATACCCTTCACATGTGGTATGCACAAGAAGGATAATCAATTATTTTTCTACAATACCCCAGCTAAAGTTGTTTACTGTTAATATTTAGGATACAAATATTATCAAAATGATTAACCATTACTGTTAACAAAGCAGTTTCTTCTTTTACTGATATGCTCTTAAATGCCCTACAGCGATATACCATACGCAAAACTATCGATGGACCACAAACAGCTGACTCGTCAGTGTTGCGCAAGCTTGCAGGTAATAAGCGGGCTATTTAAAATCTAGCTAAGAACATggtatatttcattttgatgGTATGTTTTAATGCCCTTCTTTATACTTACTTATACTCATAAAAGTTTCTTGGGGTAAGCCCCAAGTTCTTTTATAGGTGTGTACCTCTTCATTAGAGATTGGCAAACCCactcaataaaatattacacagaaaaaataatgctAATTAAGCATAAACaactttattataattattttcagtAAACAACCATATAAACTTTATTAGATCAATGGATTGCTTTATTAAGCTATAAAGGAAATATAGGTATGCCACATACTAGCATTGTTGCATCCAAGGTGTTGGACTTTAGAATACGCGATAGCACATCAAGACTAGAGGGTTAcgatttttcgcagtgcactattaacaaacaaagccTCGACCGGTTCTTGATAAGCTTCTCAGACTTCCCAGCCCGACTTGTCTGATTGCTCATCGCAGTTTCGCTTGTAATTCTCACAATGGCGGATGCATGGCGTCTTGTGGCCTGGAGCTGCTGCCTCCAactgctgttcctgctccttggcGCTCAGGGATACGAAGTAACCAAGGCTAAGATCGAGGTATTCTACCCGAAGGGATTCGAAGTCTCAATTCCCGACGAGGAGGGCATCACCCTGTTCGCCTTCCATGGCAAATTGAATGAAGAGATGGAGGGCCTGGAGGCTGGCACCTGGGCACGCGACATTGTCAAGGCGAAAAACGGCCGCTGGACCTTCCGGGATCGGACTACGGCACTGAAGCCCGGCGATACGCTGTACTACTGGACCTACGTTATCTACAACGGACTGGGTTATCGCGAAGACGACGGGTCGTTTGTGGTCAATAGCTACAGTGGAAATAATGCCTCACCACGCCCACCTGTGATACCCGTTTCCACAACACCCTGGACTCCACCTGCCGATCCTGATATCGATATAAGGTTCGGTTGTACTACTCCCAAGACCGAAGTCAATGGAGCACCCACTCGCTGTGCCGGACAGCTGGTGTTCGTGGATGAGTTCAACGCTGCCAAACTGGATCCCAATAAGTGGAAAGCGGAACGCAGGTTTTCCGCTCAACCCGATTACGAGTTTAATGTTTACGTGGACGATGCATCGGAAACCTTGTGCTTGGCCAATGGTCATGTGGTTCTCTCTACGAACACGATGAAGAAACAATTCAGGAAGGGATCAGGAGAAAGTTTGGATCTGGGTGAAAAGTGCACTGGACAGGCGCATACCCACGAGTGTGTAAGAAATGGCCGAACACTAAATGACGGACTGCCGCCAATGGTCACCGCTCAGTTCTCCTCCAAGGATTTCTCCTTCAAGTACGGCCGCGTGGAGGTGCGAGCCAAAATGCCGCGGGCCCAATGGGTAACCCCACAAATCTGGCTACAGCCCAAGCGTCCGATCTACGGAGTGGATGACTATCGATCAGGACAACTGCGAGTCGCTTATACCCGTCCGAATGGCGGCAATCTGGATTTGTATGGCGCCGCCGTGCTCTACGCAGATGAGCCCCTGCGATCGGTCAAGAATTGCCTGAAGCCAGGTACTGGTGATAGTTCCGAGGACTGGAGCGATAGTTTCCACAATTACACCCTTGAATGGACTCCCAGGGAACTTCGCTGGCTGGTGGACGGCAAGGAGTGGTGCGTCCAGGGAAGTGCCAAGGGAGCTTTCAGCGAGACGAAAGCCGGCGGAAAGAGTTTGCCGCAGGCCCAGAAACTCGAGGAGGGCTCTGGCCTGGCGCCCTTCGATCAGGAGTTCTACCTGACCTTTGGACTCAGTGTGGGCGGATTCAATGAGTTCCAGCACGAGGTCAAGCCCTGGAACGAGAGGGCCCCGCAGGCACAGAAGGCCTTTTGGAAGGAAATCAAGAAGGACAGGGACCACTGGCTGGACGAGGGCCACCTGAAGATCGACTACGT
This genomic interval from Drosophila teissieri strain GT53w chromosome 3L, Prin_Dtei_1.1, whole genome shotgun sequence contains the following:
- the LOC122615615 gene encoding gram-negative bacteria-binding protein 3, yielding MADAWRLVAWSCCLQLLFLLLGAQGYEVTKAKIEVFYPKGFEVSIPDEEGITLFAFHGKLNEEMEGLEAGTWARDIVKAKNGRWTFRDRTTALKPGDTLYYWTYVIYNGLGYREDDGSFVVNSYSGNNASPRPPVIPVSTTPWTPPADPDIDIRFGCTTPKTEVNGAPTRCAGQLVFVDEFNAAKLDPNKWKAERRFSAQPDYEFNVYVDDASETLCLANGHVVLSTNTMKKQFRKGSGESLDLGEKCTGQAHTHECVRNGRTLNDGLPPMVTAQFSSKDFSFKYGRVEVRAKMPRAQWVTPQIWLQPKRPIYGVDDYRSGQLRVAYTRPNGGNLDLYGAAVLYADEPLRSVKNCLKPGTGDSSEDWSDSFHNYTLEWTPRELRWLVDGKEWCVQGSAKGAFSETKAGGKSLPQAQKLEEGSGLAPFDQEFYLTFGLSVGGFNEFQHEVKPWNERAPQAQKAFWKEIKKDRDHWLDEGHLKIDYVKVYSL